GTTGGTTGGTCACCGCCGACGCGGCCAGCGACGTGCCCAACACCGGCGTCAAATCCGTCATGGTCTCCACCCGCTCCGGTTGGCACGTCCTCGATACCACAAGCTTCACCTACGACGCGGAAACCACCACCGCGCCCGCCGGCCCCCTCACCCAGGCTGGAGTGTGGTTTATGGCGGAGGAAACCAGCGCGCCGGCCGAGGCGGGGTTCCAGTTCGGGGTTTCCGACAGCTACTTCACCGCACGGGTCACACCGACGGTTTATCACCCCGACGAAGACGGTGATAATCAGATCTCTCTCTCCGAGCTCTTGAACGTGATCGAGCTCTACAACAGTCGCTCTGGTTCCACCCGCACCGGCCGCTATGACACCAACTTTGCTGCCGACTCCACCAGCGACCCCACCGCCATCGCGCTCTACGAGACCTACTATGCCGCCGACACCGATCGCGACGGCACCATTTCTCTGAGCGAACTCCTCCGCGTCATCGAACTCTACAACGTTCGTGAGGGCACCACGCGCGTCGGCCGCTACCACCTAGATTCGCAGTTCGACGATGGCGTGGCCCCCGGCGCAGCCGTGGTCGTGCCGTGATCAGAGGGGGCTGGTCGAGTTGTCGGGCGTAAAGCCCGACCCACAGTGACTGCGCCAACCTCCTTGTGGGTCGGGCTTTACGCCCGACAGCGCCGTCGAGGCCGGCTACAGCAGAGGACCCCCCTCCCCGCTTACTCGCGGGCTCCGGCCAGGGACTCCTGCTTCGCCACTTCCTTTTCGATCTGGGCCGCTTGCACCAGACCGTGGGCACTGGACTTGCCGGTGACCTTCATGACCATCGCGTCCATCATGATGTAGATCGCCGGAATCACGAAGAGCGTGAGGAAGGTCGCGATCGCCAGGCCGCCCACAATGGCCAGACCCATCGGGTTGCGCGTTTCGCTGCCCGGACCGCTGGCCAGCGCGAGCGGCAAGGCACCGAGGATGGTCGACACCGCCGTCATCAGAATCGGCCGGAAACGCAACGTGGCCGCTTCGTGCGCGGCCTGCGCGGCGTTACGCCCCTCGATGCGAAGTTGGTTGGCGAACTCGACAATCAGAATGCCGTTCTTCGCCACCAGGCCGATCAACATGATCAGGCCGAAGCGCGAGAACAGGTTGTCGGTCATCGGCGTGCCCCAGAAACGCGAGGCCCACAGCACGGCCACGCCGCCGGTGAGCGCCAGCACCACGCCACTGAAGATCGTGATGGGATGAATCCATGACTCGAACTGAGCCGCGAGAATCAGGAAAGTGAATACAAGCGCCAATCCGAAGAGCACGCGCGCATCGGCCGAGCTTTCGACAAACTCCCGCGTCTCGCCGTCCCAGGTGTAGTTGTAGTTCTCGGGCAGGATCGCGGTCGCGAGGCGTTCGAGTTCCGCCACACCGTCACCTTGGGTGAAACCTTCGTTGAGCTGCGCTGAGACCGAGATGGAACGTTGGCGATCAAAGTGCGGGTAGGCCTCGGGCACGATCTCCTCGCTCGTCTCCACGAGGTTGCTGAGCTGCACCAGATGACCATCCGTCGAGCGCAGGTAGATCTTGCCGAGATCGGCCGGCGAGGTGCGATCGGCGTCCTCGACCTGCAGCATGACATCATACTCGTCGGCGCCGCGGCGGAAACGGGTCACGCGGCGACCACCGAAGAGGGACTCGAGCGTGGTCGCCACGTCGAAAACCGGTACATTGAGGTCGGCCGCGCGCGCGCGGTCCACCTGCACGTTGAGCTGCGGTTTGTTGGGCTCGGGGCTGATGCGCGGACGATTCAGCACCGTGCTGTCGCGCAGGCCGGCGGTGATCTGTTCGGCGATGCTTTGGAGCTGCTTAAACTCGGGTCCGACCAGCACCATCTCGACGCCACCCGAGGCACTGCGGCGTCCGCCCAGCGGGCGCACTGGCGCGGCGATGATCATGCCCCCGGGATTGGCGGCAAACTTGGAACGCAGGTCGGCCAACACCTCCTGGGTGGAGCGTTCGCGATCCTCCCAGTTCTTGAGCATCACAAACATGAACCCCCGGTTGGCGCCGCCGCCGCCAAATCCGGTGATGCGAAACATCTTTTGGATTTCGGGGGTGTTGAGCAGCACGGCCTCGGAGTCGCTGGCGTAGCTCGCGGCGTATTGCGGCGTCGAACCGAGCGGGAAATTCATGATCACGCGGAACACACCGCGGTCCTCGTTGGGCGTGAGTTCACGCTGCAGGTGGCCATAAAACCACGGGCCCGCCGCCGCAAAACCCGCGACGACCAGCAGCACCACCCACTTCACTCGCAGCACCGCGGCCAAGGTCCGCGAAAACACCGAGTTGATCGCCTCAAACATCGGCTCGGTGAGGCGGTAAAACAGACCGTGGGTGATTTTGCCGTCCGCCCCGTGGTGCGCATTGAGCAGCCGCGAACACAACATCGGCGTGAGCGTGAGTGCGATGAGACTCGAGACCGAAACCGCCACCGCGAGGGTGATGCCGAACTCAAAAAACAGCCGCCCCGTGCGCCCCGATTGGAAAGCCACCGGCACAAACACCGCGATGAGCGTGAGCGTCGTCGAAATGACCGCGAAAGCCATCTGCCGCGCACCGAAGATCGCCGCGTGGATGGGCCCCTCTCCTTCCTCGATGCGCCGATAAATGTTTTCCAGCATCACGATGGCGTCGTCCACCACCAGGCCCACTGCCAGCACCAGCGCGAGCATGGTGAGCAGGTTGAGGCTGAACCCAAACAACTGGATCACCGCAAACGAACCGACGATCGACACCGGGATTGCCACCAACGGGATCACCGTCGCCCGCCAGTCACGCAGGAAGAGGAAGATCGTGAGCACGACCAACACGCCGGCCACGTAGAGCGTAAAATACACCTCATCGACCGAGCGCTCGATGAACACACTGGTGTCGTAAGCGACCTCGAGATTCACGCCTTCCGGCAGGTTGCGTCGCAACGCGGGCAACTGGGCTTTGATCTCGTCGGCCACCTGCAGGAGGTTGGCCTGGGTCTGCTTCTGCACGCGCATGCCGACCGCAGTGCGACCGTTGTAGTAGGCCTGCACGCGGTAGTCGCTGGAGCCGAGTTCCACCCGGCCCACGTCGGAAAATTTGATCTGCGTATTGCCCCGCGTTGCGAGCACCAGGTTCTCGTAGTCGCTCACCTCGTTGAGGCGGCCTTCCAGGCGCATGCCAAACTCGCGCGTGACCGACTCGATGCGACCGCTGGGGATGTCGACATTCTGCTGGCGCAGCGCGCGTTCGATGTCGGACACCGTCAACTGATAGGCGGCAAGCCGATCGGGATCGACCCACAGGCGCATCGCAAAGCGCGGCGCCCACAAGCTCACGCGGGAGACGCCCGGCACGGTTTGCAAACGTTGCACGACGACGTTCTCCGCGAGCTCCGCCAACTCGAGGCGCGAGAAGCGATCAGAGTTCATCGAGATGGTAAGCACCGGATCGGCGTCGGAGTCGGCCTTCTCGACGTCGGGCGAACGCACCTCGTCGGGCAGGCGATCCTGCACGCGGCCCACCTTGTCGCGCACGTCGTTGGCGGCTTCGTTGATGTCGCGGCGCAAGTCGAATTCGAGGCTCACGCTGCCGCGACCGGCGTTGGCGTTGGCGCGCATGATGCGCACGCCATCGATGGAAGAGAGCTCCTCCTCCAGCGGATCCACGATCTGGGTCTCCACCACCTCGGCCGCGGCGCCAGGATAGTTGGCGTCGACCGAAACGATGGGTGATTCGATGTCGGGGTATTCCCGCACCGGCAGGCGCAGAAAGGACAGGCAGCCCACCAAGATGATGAGCAAAGCCAGGACGATACAGACGACCGGGCGTTTGATGGAAACGTCGGAGAGCAGCATGGGTGAGCGGGTCGCGCCGAACGGCCGGTTCTAGGGTTGAGTGAACTCCGCGCGCAGCGGCTGCGGATCCAGCGGCGCGCCCGGGAACAGGATCAGCGCCCCTACACCGGAGGCGACCACTTCGGTCCCCTCGTTCAACACCCCGCGCAGGGGCACGACCTCCACGATGCCATGCGCGCGCAAGCCGGTGCGCACGGGCACGAACTGCGCGGCAGGCACCTCGCCGCTGCGGTCGACCACGATGATCTGCACGCCGCGCGAGTTGGTGAGGATGGCGCCTTCCGGCACCGCGAGGACGTCGCTCTTCTCCTCCAGCACGAGATTGATGTTGGCAAACATGCCGGGGCGCAGCGCCGCGTCGCTCGATTGCAGCACGGCCTTCACTTCCGAGGAGCGCACCGTGCGATCGATCGTCGAACTCACAAAATACACCTCACCGCGCAGGTCCTGATCGCTCTCCCCCGCCCGCACGCCGCGGGTGCGCACGTTGACCACCGTGCCGGGATGGACTTTGCCGAGGAAACGCTCCGGCACTTGGAAATCGATCTTCAACCGACTCAGGTCGTTGATCGTCGTGATGACCGTCGAGGGCGTCACGTAATCACCGGGCGAGATCGTGCGGGCTCCGACCACGCCGTCGAAGGGCGCGCGGATCTCCGTCTTGCCGATGCGCAGGCGGATGAGCGAAAGCTCGGCTTCGGCGGCGGCGAACTCGGAACGCGCCCGATCGTATTCCGACTGCGCGATGGTGCGCGATTGGCTCAGGTTCTCCGAACGCTCGACATTCAGTTTGGCGAGATTGAAGCGGGCTTCGATCTGCGCGAGCTGAGCGCGCAACTCCGCGTCGTCGATCTTGAGTAACAGGTCCCCCGCCTTCACCTGCTGGCCTTCGTCAAAAAAGATGCCGCGCACGATGCCGCCGATCTCTGTGCGCATCTCGGCCGATTCGTTGGCCGCGAGCGAGCCCACCAGATTCAGGCTCTCGATCATGGGTCGCTTGCTCAGTGTGACCACCTCCACCGCCTGCGGCTGTTGGGCATTGGCCCGACCCGCCTGCGAGCCGGTGAGCGGACGCTCCCCGCCCTCATTCTTGGCGCAACCGGTGGCCAACACGGCACCGATCAGCGCGACCAGCAAAGTCGAGGGAATGGAACGAGGCAGGGGCATGCTTCCTCTGCATGAAGCGGCTTTCAACATCGGGGGCAAATACCGCCCCCGATTTACGTTAATAGCAAGCGAGCCGGTGTGAACGGCACGCGATTTTAGCGCGAAACGCGCCAGGCGCGACCTCAGGCCGTTTCAGCCGTGTAGGCTTCGCTGTCGAGCAGAGCGTCGATCGCGGCGGCATCGGCCACCTTGACCTTCATGATCCAGCCACCCGCGTAGGGCTCCTGGTTGACCAGCTCCGGCGCACCGTCGAGGGCTTCGTTGACTTCCACGACTTCGCCGCTGACCGGCGCGTAGAGATCGGAGGCCGCCTTGACGGATTCCACCACGCCAAACACGGCGCCGGCTTCGAGCGTGTCGCCCACGGCCGGCAGTTCGACGTAGGTGATGTCGCCCAGGCTGCTCTGGGCGTAGTCGGAGATCCCGACTTCCACCACGCCGTCTCCGGCGTCTTTCACCCATTCGTGGGACTTGGCGTAACGGCGATCAGCAGGGACATTGCTCATGACGATTTCTTTAGTTCGACGAAGGGCGGTTTGACCAGTTGCAAAACAAACTTCTTGCCGCGCAGGTCGACCGCGAGCTCCCCCGCTTCGACAGCGGCAGCCGGCACCAGCGCCGAACCGATGGCCTCGCCAAGCATGGGCGACATCGTGCCGGAGAGCACCGAGCCGACCACCGCGCCGCTGGCGTCCAACACCTCGGCGCCGGCCCGCACGATGCGGCGGTCGCCGGTGCGGAAGAACACCACGCGACGGCGCGCCGGGTCGGCCTTCTCGGCCTGGAGCGCTTCGGCGCCGGTGAAGCTGCCTTCCTTTTGAAATTTCACCGTCCAGCCAAGGCCGGCGGCGATGGGCGACAGGTCGTCATTCAACTCGTGCCCATAAAGCGGATACCCGGCCTCGAGGCGCAGGCTGTCGCGCGCGCCGAGTCCGGCCAGTTGCAGGCCGTGCGCCGCGCCCGCTTGCATGATGGCCTCGGCCAACGCCGGGGCATCACTGGTGGCGTGGTAAAGTTCAAAGCCGTCCTCGCCGGTGTAACCGGTGCGGCTGATGTAGCAGTGCACGCCCGCCACCGTGCCTTCGCCAAAGTGGTAATAGCGCAGCATGCCGAGCTTGGCTCCGGTCAGGCTCTGGAGAATCGTCTCCGCCTTCGGCCCTTGCACCGCCAGCAGCGCGTAATCGTCGGAACGATCGGTGATGGTCACGTCAAAGCCCGCCGCCTGCTCACGCATCCAGGCGAGGTCCTTGGCGATGTTGCTAGCGTTGATGACCAGGAAATAGCGCTCCGGCTCGTGCATGTAGACCAGCAGGTCATCCACCACGCCACCGTCGGGCCGGCACATCGGCGAATACAGCACGCGCCCCGGGTAGAGCTTGCTCACGTCATTGGTGACCAAGCGGTTCAGGAACGCCTCCGCCCCCGGACCGGTCACATCGGCTTCCCCCATGTGACTCACGTCAAACAAGCCGGCGGTCGTGCGCACGGCTTTGTGCTCTTCGAGGATGCTCTGGTATTGGACCGGCATATCCCAGCCGGCGAAATCCACCATGCGCCCGCCATGGGCGACGTGAAAGGCATGAAGCGGGGTCCGTTGCAGTTCAGACATACCTCCGAGCAAGCGCGGGCCCGTCGACGCCCGCAAGAACTGGCTCCGGATTTTTATCGTCTTCACTGGCACAAGGACCGCTAATCCCGACAACTCATGTTCCTGTTCGCCCTCGCGATCGCTCTCACTCTTGGTATCTCTTTCATCTGTTCACTGATGGAGGCACTCATCCTGAGCACCACCGTCACAGAGGTGGAGATGCTCAAAAGAGCCAACCCTCGCCGGGGTCAGATCCTCGAGCAACTGCGCAACGGTTTGGAGGAAACCATCTCCACCATCCTTACGCTCAACACCATCGCGAACACCCTCGGCTCGATCACCATCGGCGGTCTCGCCATCAACCTGTTTGGGCAAACCGCCCTGGGCATCATCTCCGCCCTCATGACGCTCGGCATCCTGTTCTTCTCCGAGGTCATCCCCAAGAACCTGGGCGTCGTCTATCGCAAGCAACTGCAACCGCACGTCGTTTACCCGCTGCTGTGGATGCGCAACATGCTGCGTCCCGTCACCTACCTCTGCAATCTGCTGGTGCGCCTCGTCATCACCAGCGCGCCGGAGAAAACCGATTCCGAAGAGGAGATCATCCTGCTGGCCGAACGCGGCGCCCTCGACGGCTCCCTCACCAAGAGCGAATCCAGCATCATCGCCAACGCCCTCTCCCTCGACGATGTGCGCGTGCACGAGATCATGACCCCGCGCACGGTCATCACCGCGCTCAAGCGCACCGACACTGTCGGCGAAGTCTTCGACAGCTACGCCAACATCCCCTTCGCCCGCATCCCGGTGTATCAGGAAAGTCTCGACGACATCGTCGGCCTCGTCCGTCGCCGCGACCTGCTCAAGGCCGTCGCCAGCGACCAGGAAAACGACCTCATCTCCGCCCACATGCAGGAGATCCATTTCATCCCCGAAACCGCCACCGCCAGCCAGGCCCTGCAGGAGTTTCTCAAAACCCACCAACAACTGCTCATGGTGGTCGACGAGTTTGGCTCCACTGCCGGCGTGCTGACGATGGAGGACGTGATGGAGCATCTCATCGGCAAGGAAATCTTTGAAAAGGACGACCTCGCCGTCGACATGCGCGAGCTCGCCCGCAACCGCCTGCAAAAGCAGCCGCGGCCGAAGCGCCCCTCCCCGCCCGCCGGCCCTTCGGCTGGTCCGGCCTCCCGCGCCGCAGAGCAAGAGGACGGCGGCAAGATCGCGCCCTTCCCGCCCGCCGACTGATTGCGTTAACCGACCTCCCGCTGCCGCATGGATTCCGCCCCTGCCCCCACCCATTGGGTGCACGACCTGAGCCCGTTTCTCATCCAGTTTAATGAGAACTTCGGGATTCGTTATTACGGCCTCGGCTACCTGCTCGGGTTTCTGCTCGGCGGCCTGATCCTCCACCGCGCCGCCGTGCGTGGTCGCCTGCCCCTGCCGCCACCCGCGGTCTGGGATCTGCTCACCGCGCTGATCGTCGGCGTGATGGTGGGCGGTCGTCTCGGTTACTTCGTGCTCTACGAGCCGGCCGTGCTGTTTCAATCGCCGCTTGAGGTGTTCAAAGTCTGGCAGGGCGGCATGGCCTCCCACGGCGGATTCGCCGGCGTCGCCGTGGCCATGATCTGGTTCGCCCGCCGCCACCAACTCAGCTTCTGGCAACTTTCCGACGCCGTCGTCACCGCCGCTCCGCCCGGGCTGTTTTTGGTGCGCGTGGCCAACTTCATCAAAGGGGAGCTGCCCGGCAAAATCTCCGAGGTCCCGTGGGCGGTCATCTTCCCCGACACCGCCCCTCCCGGCACGCCCGTGCACCTCATCGCCCCGCGCCATCCGTCGCAGCTCTACGAGGCCGCGCTCGAGGGTTTGCTCCTGCTTGGGTTTACGCTCTGGCGCTACTGGCGCACGCTCGCCCCGGTCGCCACGCCCGGTCGCCTCACCGGCGAGTTTCTCATCGGCTACGCCTTCGCCCGCTCGATCAGCGAGCTGTTCCGCGAACCCGACGCCGACCTCATCCTCGGCCTCTCCCGCGGCACCTTCTACTCCCTGTTTTTTGTGGTCGCTGGCATCGTCCTCATCGTCCGTTCCCGCCCGGCCAAACGAGCCTGACCATATAGCCTGGGTAATGAACCCCATTAGATTGGGTTGGGCGATTGGCCGGCTTTTTGCATGCTGCCTTTCCCGTGGCATCCACGGTCCGGCTTACCCGAATTTGGCTCCTTTTGGTCGCGCTAAGCAGCGCGCCACTCTTCGCCGCCGCGACCCAAACCAAGCCCGTCAAATGGGTGCGTGGCATCTACGTCGCCGAGACGCCGAGCCCGCAACTGATCGCCTCCGATCAACTGTGGTCGCATGCCGAGGCGCGGGCCAAAACCCTGCGCGGCATCACCCTGCGCGGCCAAGGCCGATCCATGTTGCCGCTCTATAAACCGGGCACCGTGCTGGTTATCGCCCCGATCAAGTTTGCCGACCTGCGCCGCGGTCAGACCGTGGTTTATTACAACAGCGAACATCGCCAAGTTGCTCACGTGCTCGTCGCCAAATGTGACGACGGCTGGCGCGTCGCCGGTCTCAACAACCGCCTCCACGACGATGAAGGTGTGACCGCGCAAAATCTCTTCGGCGTCGTCGCCGAAGCCTACCAGCCCCTCCCCGCCGGCACCTCCGTCGCGTCCTTGAACTGAGGACAAAACTCAACCGCGAAGGTCTCGAAGACTTCGGTGTTATCCCGCTGCAGTCAGATCGAATCAGTCGGTTTCGCCCAACGCGGCTGCGATGGCCGCCACCAAACCGTCGGCCATCTTGGCGCGGCTTAAACCCGCTCGCGGACGCGGCACGTGCACAAAACCACCACGCACGCCGGGGCGCTGCGCCAAGCGGTGCATAAGGCCGTAAAACAGATGGTTGCACACGTAGGTGCCGGCCGTCTCCGAGAGTTTCACCGGCACATCCGCCGCCGCCAATGCCGCCTCCATGCGCCGCACCGGCAAGGTCGACCAATACGCCACCGGCCCGCCTGCCACCACCGGCTGCTCGATCGGCAGATTGCCCGCATTGTCGGGAATGCGCGCGTCATCCAAATTGATCGCCACGCGCTCCGGCGTGATGTGTCGCCGATTACCGGCTACGCCGAGACAGACCACCAGCGCCGGTTGCACCCGCTCGATCGCATCGTCGAGGGCCCGCAGACTTGCGCCAAACACGACCGGCAAGACCACGCCCGTCACCCGGTGGCCGGCCAGCTCGCGCCCATCCAAGGCTCCGGCGATGAAAGCCGACGGATTGCTACGCTCCCCGCCAAAGGGTTCAAAGCCGGTGACCAACACCGTGCGCGCTGAAGGTGCAGGGTTCTTGCTCACGCCCCCTCCTCCCCCGTCTCGACAAACGAACGCACCAACAGATCACCTCCGTCCAAAGCTTCCCGCAACCGCCGGGCAAATGCGACCGCGTGCGGTCCGTCGCCGTGCACACACACCGACTCCGCCCGGATCTCCACCCACTGCCCGCCGCTGCTGAGCACGCGCCCTTCCGCGACCATCGTCCAGACGCGGCGCTCCACTTCCGCCGGGTCCTCGATGAGCGCTCCCGGCGCATCCCGCGGTAGCAACCGGCCGTCGTCATCGTAGCCGCGATCGGCAAACACTTCGCTCACCACGCGCAATCCGGCCGCCTCACCCGCCGCCAGCAACTCGCCCCCGGCCAACCCGAGCAACGCCAGCGTGGAATCGTAAGCGGCCACCGCTTGCGCCACCGCGTCGGCGACGACCCGATCCCGCGCCGCCATGTTGTAGAGCGCGCCGTGGGGTTTGACGTAATGAAATTTCCCATACGCCGCCAAAGCCTTGAGCTGCCCGGACACCAGCGCGCCGATCTCCTCCGCGCTCATCGCCAGTTCGCGCCGCCCAAAATATTCGCGGTCGGCGAACCCCGGATGCGCTCCCGCCACCACGCCGAGTTTGCGCGCGAGCGCCATCGTATCGGCCATGATCGCGTCGTCGCCGGCATGCGCGCCACACGCCACGTTGGCCGAGCTCACCCAGGGCAACAGCTCCGGCTCCACCCCGGCGCCTTCACCCACATCACAATTCAGATCCACGGTTCGCACCTTCATGATTTGAGCAAGCGCCCTTCCACCGCCGTCGCAAACAAGCCGAGGTCCCGCTCTTCGGTCAGTCGCAACGCCTCGGCTTCGGCCAGCGTGGTTTCGACAAACTGCACCCGCCCGCCCGGCGGCACCTGCGCCAATACCGGCAGGTCGACCGAGATCACCGTCGCGATGCGCGGATACCCGCCCAGCGATTGGCGGTCGGCCAGTAACACGATCGGTTTACCGCTGGGCGGCACCTGCACCGTGCCGGCCTGCACCGGCTGGGAAACCATCTCCAAGGGTTCGCGCAACTCCAGTTCCGGTCCCTCCAAACGCATGCCCATGCGATCCGAACTGCTGCCCACCCGATACGGTTCGCTCAGCAATTGATTCCACGCCGCCAGTCGAAAGGCGTCCCCCTCCGGCCCGCGCAACACCCGCACCTCCGGAATGTCACCGGTCACCGGTTTCGACAACGAGGGCGAAACCAACCAACCGCTCTTCACATCGCGAATGGTGGCCGTCCCCAGCGGCAACACGTCACCGGTCTCCAGCGCCCGGCCGCCCCAGCCGCCGAAACCGCCCTGCAGATTGGTGGAGCGTGAACCCAGCACCACCGGCGCATCCACGCCGCCATTAATGGCCAGGATACCGCGGAATCCCACCGGCACCTGCGACAGGTCCAACACCGCTCCCGGCTCCATCACAAAGGGACGGCCAAAGGGCACCCGCGCGGCGATCGCGCCCATGACCACACACACGCGTCGATCCCGGAAACGCAGCACCGGCCCGCGCAAGGCCCACTCCAACGCCGCCGCATCCGCCGGGTTGCCCACCATGAGATTCGCCAAACGCAACGCCCTCCCGTCGACCGCGCCGCCTTCGGTCACGCCTGCATCCTGATAACCGCGCCGACCATAGTCCTGCACCGTCGTCTGCACGCCCGGCTGCTCGATCTCAATCGCCGCACCGACGATCTGCGACGCATCCGGCTCCGCGGCGCTTTCCTCAGTCATCAGCTCGGTCAAGCTCACAAAGGTCGCCGCATCGATCGGCTTAAACCGCACCCAGTCGCCCGCCCGCAACAGCGCCGGCTCGGCCGCGTTGACATCAAACAAGCGGCGCGGCGTGCGCCCGATCAGATTCCACCCGCCCGGCGAGCGTTGCGGATACACGCCGGTCTGCGCGCCGCCAATGCCCACGCTGCCCGCCTCCAGCCGCGTGCGCGGCGTCGCCTTGCGCGGACACGCCAGCGCCGGATCCAAGCCACTCAGATAAGGAAAGCCCGGCGCAAACCCCACCGCCTGCACCCGATAATGTCCGCCGCTGTGACGGGCGACGACCTCCGCCGGACTCAGCCCGACCGTCTCCGCCACCGCCGCGAGATCGGGCGCGTATTCACCTTCATAACACACCGGCAGCTCCACCTCCCGCTCGCCGTCGCAGGCCGTGGCCAACTCGTCGGCGGTCACAGCCTCCAGACACTCGCGCACCTTGCGCGCGACGTCGGCCCAGCGGGAGCTCGCAGCAAAATACACCCCGACGGTCGTGATCGCCGGCACCACTTCGAGGATCTCGGGCAGCGCCAGGGCGCGAATCGCGCGGGTCGCGGCCTGCACTTTGGCCAAGGCGTCAGCTGGCGGCGTGGTCTGCACCTCGACCAGCAAGGCCGTGTCGCCCAAAACCTTGATCATCATGACGACAGCTTATCTTAGCCTGCCCGCGGAGACACAAGCCTGAGAACACTTCGCCCCGAATCGCACCGATATTTGACCGGATAGGGTTGAAGTTGGCGCGACCAGCACGGATAGGTGGCGCGATGCCCTCT
This portion of the Actomonas aquatica genome encodes:
- a CDS encoding S24 family peptidase translates to MASTVRLTRIWLLLVALSSAPLFAAATQTKPVKWVRGIYVAETPSPQLIASDQLWSHAEARAKTLRGITLRGQGRSMLPLYKPGTVLVIAPIKFADLRRGQTVVYYNSEHRQVAHVLVAKCDDGWRVAGLNNRLHDDEGVTAQNLFGVVAEAYQPLPAGTSVASLN
- the lgt gene encoding prolipoprotein diacylglyceryl transferase; protein product: MDSAPAPTHWVHDLSPFLIQFNENFGIRYYGLGYLLGFLLGGLILHRAAVRGRLPLPPPAVWDLLTALIVGVMVGGRLGYFVLYEPAVLFQSPLEVFKVWQGGMASHGGFAGVAVAMIWFARRHQLSFWQLSDAVVTAAPPGLFLVRVANFIKGELPGKISEVPWAVIFPDTAPPGTPVHLIAPRHPSQLYEAALEGLLLLGFTLWRYWRTLAPVATPGRLTGEFLIGYAFARSISELFREPDADLILGLSRGTFYSLFFVVAGIVLIVRSRPAKRA
- a CDS encoding efflux RND transporter periplasmic adaptor subunit; translated protein: MPLPRSIPSTLLVALIGAVLATGCAKNEGGERPLTGSQAGRANAQQPQAVEVVTLSKRPMIESLNLVGSLAANESAEMRTEIGGIVRGIFFDEGQQVKAGDLLLKIDDAELRAQLAQIEARFNLAKLNVERSENLSQSRTIAQSEYDRARSEFAAAEAELSLIRLRIGKTEIRAPFDGVVGARTISPGDYVTPSTVITTINDLSRLKIDFQVPERFLGKVHPGTVVNVRTRGVRAGESDQDLRGEVYFVSSTIDRTVRSSEVKAVLQSSDAALRPGMFANINLVLEEKSDVLAVPEGAILTNSRGVQIIVVDRSGEVPAAQFVPVRTGLRAHGIVEVVPLRGVLNEGTEVVASGVGALILFPGAPLDPQPLRAEFTQP
- the pcp gene encoding pyroglutamyl-peptidase I; protein product: MSKNPAPSARTVLVTGFEPFGGERSNPSAFIAGALDGRELAGHRVTGVVLPVVFGASLRALDDAIERVQPALVVCLGVAGNRRHITPERVAINLDDARIPDNAGNLPIEQPVVAGGPVAYWSTLPVRRMEAALAAADVPVKLSETAGTYVCNHLFYGLMHRLAQRPGVRGGFVHVPRPRAGLSRAKMADGLVAAIAAALGETD
- a CDS encoding hemolysin family protein; protein product: MFLFALAIALTLGISFICSLMEALILSTTVTEVEMLKRANPRRGQILEQLRNGLEETISTILTLNTIANTLGSITIGGLAINLFGQTALGIISALMTLGILFFSEVIPKNLGVVYRKQLQPHVVYPLLWMRNMLRPVTYLCNLLVRLVITSAPEKTDSEEEIILLAERGALDGSLTKSESSIIANALSLDDVRVHEIMTPRTVITALKRTDTVGEVFDSYANIPFARIPVYQESLDDIVGLVRRRDLLKAVASDQENDLISAHMQEIHFIPETATASQALQEFLKTHQQLLMVVDEFGSTAGVLTMEDVMEHLIGKEIFEKDDLAVDMRELARNRLQKQPRPKRPSPPAGPSAGPASRAAEQEDGGKIAPFPPAD
- the gcvT gene encoding glycine cleavage system aminomethyltransferase GcvT yields the protein MSELQRTPLHAFHVAHGGRMVDFAGWDMPVQYQSILEEHKAVRTTAGLFDVSHMGEADVTGPGAEAFLNRLVTNDVSKLYPGRVLYSPMCRPDGGVVDDLLVYMHEPERYFLVINASNIAKDLAWMREQAAGFDVTITDRSDDYALLAVQGPKAETILQSLTGAKLGMLRYYHFGEGTVAGVHCYISRTGYTGEDGFELYHATSDAPALAEAIMQAGAAHGLQLAGLGARDSLRLEAGYPLYGHELNDDLSPIAAGLGWTVKFQKEGSFTGAEALQAEKADPARRRVVFFRTGDRRIVRAGAEVLDASGAVVGSVLSGTMSPMLGEAIGSALVPAAAVEAGELAVDLRGKKFVLQLVKPPFVELKKSS
- a CDS encoding efflux RND transporter permease subunit, giving the protein MLLSDVSIKRPVVCIVLALLIILVGCLSFLRLPVREYPDIESPIVSVDANYPGAAAEVVETQIVDPLEEELSSIDGVRIMRANANAGRGSVSLEFDLRRDINEAANDVRDKVGRVQDRLPDEVRSPDVEKADSDADPVLTISMNSDRFSRLELAELAENVVVQRLQTVPGVSRVSLWAPRFAMRLWVDPDRLAAYQLTVSDIERALRQQNVDIPSGRIESVTREFGMRLEGRLNEVSDYENLVLATRGNTQIKFSDVGRVELGSSDYRVQAYYNGRTAVGMRVQKQTQANLLQVADEIKAQLPALRRNLPEGVNLEVAYDTSVFIERSVDEVYFTLYVAGVLVVLTIFLFLRDWRATVIPLVAIPVSIVGSFAVIQLFGFSLNLLTMLALVLAVGLVVDDAIVMLENIYRRIEEGEGPIHAAIFGARQMAFAVISTTLTLIAVFVPVAFQSGRTGRLFFEFGITLAVAVSVSSLIALTLTPMLCSRLLNAHHGADGKITHGLFYRLTEPMFEAINSVFSRTLAAVLRVKWVVLLVVAGFAAAGPWFYGHLQRELTPNEDRGVFRVIMNFPLGSTPQYAASYASDSEAVLLNTPEIQKMFRITGFGGGGANRGFMFVMLKNWEDRERSTQEVLADLRSKFAANPGGMIIAAPVRPLGGRRSASGGVEMVLVGPEFKQLQSIAEQITAGLRDSTVLNRPRISPEPNKPQLNVQVDRARAADLNVPVFDVATTLESLFGGRRVTRFRRGADEYDVMLQVEDADRTSPADLGKIYLRSTDGHLVQLSNLVETSEEIVPEAYPHFDRQRSISVSAQLNEGFTQGDGVAELERLATAILPENYNYTWDGETREFVESSADARVLFGLALVFTFLILAAQFESWIHPITIFSGVVLALTGGVAVLWASRFWGTPMTDNLFSRFGLIMLIGLVAKNGILIVEFANQLRIEGRNAAQAAHEAATLRFRPILMTAVSTILGALPLALASGPGSETRNPMGLAIVGGLAIATFLTLFVIPAIYIMMDAMVMKVTGKSSAHGLVQAAQIEKEVAKQESLAGARE
- the gcvH gene encoding glycine cleavage system protein GcvH, which gives rise to MSNVPADRRYAKSHEWVKDAGDGVVEVGISDYAQSSLGDITYVELPAVGDTLEAGAVFGVVESVKAASDLYAPVSGEVVEVNEALDGAPELVNQEPYAGGWIMKVKVADAAAIDALLDSEAYTAETA